The following is a genomic window from Anaeromyxobacter sp..
TCCAGGTGCTGCCGCGCGCGCTCGACCTGGAGCACGGCGAGCTGACCCACAAGGCCAGCTTCAAGCGCGAGGTGGTGGAGAAGGTCTGGAAGGACCTCATCGAGAAGATGTACGAGCAGAAGCACCTGGCCCTCTCCATGGACGGGATGTTCCTGCGCATCCCGAACTGGGTGCTGCGCGAGATCGGCGTCCTGCAGCACGAGGTGGCGCTGCGCCACGGCCTGCTCACCGCCGGCGAGCGCTCCATCCAGGTGGGGCCGGAGCCCTCGGCGCCCGGCTCGATGCGGCTGGGCGACCTGGCCTACGCCAACGACTCCACCGTCCTGGACCTGGGGGCGCTGCTGGCCCGACCCTCGCTCTGGCTGGGCAACGAGGCGCTGCGCGCCTTCCTGGGCGACGAGGCCTTCCTGGCCCTGGTGGGCCGGCGGCGCAAGGGCGGCGGCGACCTGCGCATCGACCCCCGGCTCTGGGTGGCGCCGTCGGTGGACCGGCTGGGCGAGCTGCTGGAGCTGGTCGAGGGGCACGAGGTCACCTTCCGCTCCATCCACGCCGCCGGCGAGCTGCTGCGGGCCGAGCGGCCCGAGGCCCGCCGCGCCATCAGCCACCTGCACATCGGCCTGGCCGCCGCCGCCAGCGAGCAGGCGGTGCTGTGCCGCGCCCTCTTGCGCCGGGCCGCCGACGCCCCCGACGAGGACGTCAAGCGGCGCGCCTTCCGGGTGCTGCTGCCCAACGAGGAGCCGCACAAGACGCTGGAGACGCTGCGGCTCTTCCTGGACCGCATGGGCGCGGTGGCCCTGCGCGACGAGGACCTGGCCGACCTGGGCGAGCGCGGCCTGACCGACGCCCAGGTGCAGCTCTTGCTGGCCCACCTGGCCTCGGATCGCGCCAACGGCCCGCTGGCCGACCCCTCCGACCGGCGCGCCCTCATCGGGGTGATGCGGCTCCTCACCGCCACCGCCATCGCCCACCCCAACTACTTCGCCCGGGTGCGCGTGCCGCTGGCCCGCCTCACGCTGCACGATGACGCCGCCATCGCGGCCCGCGCCGGCGAGGAGTTCGACCGGCTGCGCCGCGGCTTCTCCAACTGGATCGGCCCCAACCTGCGGCTCGCCATCGACCCGCAGGGCGGCCACGAGTACGGCTGGAGCGACGTGCTGGCCTTCGAGCCCAGCGTCTCGGAGGCGGCCCGCAAGGTGCTGCTGCAGGCGGTGGCCGACTCCACCCTGGTGCGGGCCTCGGTGTTCCTGCTGGGGCGCGGCGTGCTGCTCTCGCTGGCCGACATCCCGCCGGGCGGTGCCACCGTCAGCCTGCTGGGCCGGCAGCACGGCAAGGCGGTCTACCGCCTCTCCATCCACACCCGCTCGCGCGAGGTCTTCGACCTGGCCATCAACGTGGCCGAGGACCTCTCCTTCGCGGCGCTGCGCGAGGAGGTCAACTGGCTGCTGGCCTGCGGCGCGCCGCCGCCGCTGGTGGAGCAGTTCGGCGGCTACTTCGGCGAGTGGGGCATCTTCTCCGAGGAGTTCATCCCCGGCGACGACGTGGAGCGCCAGGTGGCCCGCCTGCTGCGGCAGGGCGAGGCCCGCCGCCTCGAGCTGCTCTGGCCCTTCGTGGGCTGGACCGCCCTGGAGTGCCTGGTGCGCTTCTGGGACCGGGCCGGCCGCCGGCTGGCCCTGCGCAACCCCTCCCCGGCCGCCTTCATCGTGCCGTCGCACGACTACCACGCGGGCGCCCGGCTGGTCTCCATCGCCGACCGCTCGGCCTGCACCTCGCTCGACGACCTGCTGGACCGGTTCGACACCGCCTTCCTCGAGAAGGTCGGGCAGGTCCGGCCCGAGCTGGCCGGCAAGGTGACCGACGAGATGATCCTCTCGGCGGTGGTGGAGGGGCTCGGCCCGGAGCGGGCCCTGCCGGCGCTGGAGGAGGCCGCCAGCGGCAAGCGGGCCATCGCGGTCTCCACCTTCCTGGACCGGCTGCGCGTCGAGGGGCCCACGCCGCAGCGGGTCTTCTTCGCGGCGCGCCGCTTCAAGCGCTGGCTGGAGGTCAACCCGCAGGCCACCCCCGAGGCCCAGGTCAAGCACCTCGGCGAGCTGTGGGGCACCTACCGGCTCTCCGAGCTGGAGCAGACCTGGCCGGACACCCGCATCCGCTTCTACCGCCGGACCGTGCTGGTGGGCGCCCGCCCCGAGCTGGGGGCGGCCCTCGACCGGCTCATGCAGCGGGTGCGCGTCCTGCCGGCCGGCGGCCTGGACCTGGCCGAGCAGGTGGCCGCCATCCGCTCCGGGGTGCACGCCACCGAGGAGGAGGACTTCCTGCTGGCCCACATGACCTACCGCTACCTCTCCCCGGGGGAGGACGTGGCGCTCATCTCCATGCCGCACGGCGGCCACGTCACCACCGAGGTGGTGGTGGCCCTCACCGACGAGGAGGGCAACCGCTTCGCGGTGCGCGGCCCGGTCTCGCCGCGCGAGGTGGCCCGGCTGCTCCACCTCTTCGGCGAGTCCAACCTGCAGGTGGCCTTCGCCACCGAGCACGAGTTCCTGCTGACCCTGGACGCCAAGGAGGCGGTGCTGGGCGGCCTCTTCTACAGGCCGGTGCGGGCCGACCGGGTCCACATGGAGAAGCTGGTCATCAGCCGCAAGCAGCGCGGCAAGGGCGTGGCCGACGGCCTGATGCGCGAGTTCTTCCGCCGCATGCGGGCCCGCGGCGTCAAGGCCGTCGAGACCGGCTACTTCCAGCCCGAGTACCTCAAGCGCTTCGGCTTCCGCACCGACCCGGGCTCCGGCGGCCTGGTGCGGGACCTGGACGCCGAGGATCCCTTCAAGTGGTAGCGAGGCACGTCTAACTCCATGGCCAAGCCAACCTGGAAGCTCATCGACACCACCCTCCGCGAGGGCGAGCAGTTCTCCAAGGCGTCCTTCCGCTCGGAGGACAAGATCGAGCTGGCGCGCGCGCTCGACACCTTCGGCGTGGAGTACATCGAGGTCACCTCCCCGGCGGCCTCCCCGCAGTCGCAGAAGGACGCCACCTCCATCGTCAAGCTGGGGCTGGGGGCGCGCGTCATCAGCCACACCCGCTGCGTCCTCGACGACGTCAAGGCGGCGGTGGACTGCGGGGTGCGCGGCCTGGGGCTGCTCTTCGCCACCAGCCGCATCCTGCGCGAGTCGTCCCACGGCAAGTCGATCCAGCAGATCATCGACGCCATGGGCCGCCCATCGAGTACGCCCTCAAGGCCGGCCTGGAGGTGCGCTTCAGCGCCGAGGACACCTTCCGCTCCGAGACCGTCGACCTCATCAGCGTCTACCAGGCGGCCGAGAAGCTGGGCGTGCACCGGGTCGGCCTGGCCGACACGGTGGGCATCGGCACGCCCCGCCAGGTCTTCGTGCTGGTGCGCGAGGTGCGCCGCTCCGTCAAGTGCGACATCGGCTTCCACGGCCACAACGACACCGGCTGCGCCATCGCCAACGCCTTCGAGGCCATCGGCGCCGGCGCCACCCACGTGGACGTGTCGGTGCTGGGGGTCGGCGAGCGGGTCGGGATCACCCCGCTGGGCGGCATGGTGGCCCGCATGTTCTCGCTCGACCCGCAGGGCGTGGGCGAGAAGTACCGCCTCGGCCAGCTGCGCGAGCTGGAGCGGCTGCTGGCCCGCATCGCCAACGTGGACATCCCCTTCAACAACTACGTCACCGGCGAGACCGCCTACAGCCACAAGGCCGGCATGCACCTCAAGGCCATGATGGCCAACCCGGGCAGCTACGAGATCATCCCGCCGGAGGCCTTCGGCCTCTCGCGCAAGCTGATCCTCGGCTCGCGCCTGACCGGCCGGGCCGCCATCGCCTACCGGGCCCGCGAGATGGGCATCACCTTCGGCGAGCGGGAGCTGAAGGACATCACCCAGCGCATCAAGGCGCTGGCCGACGCCGGCGAGCTCTCGGAGGAGCAGATCGACAAGGTGCTGCGCGACTGGGTGACGGCGTGAGCCTGGCCGCCGCGGCCGCGCGGCGCGCCCGGGTGGCCTGCCCCGGCCGCCCCGGCCGTGAAGCACCGCCTGCTCCTGCTCGCCGCGGCGGTCCTCTGGTCCACCGGGGGCGCCGCCATCAAGTCCAGCGGGCTCAGCGCCTGGCAGGTGGCCGGCGGTCGCTCGCTGGTGGCCGGGCTGCTGCTCTTCGCCCTGGTGCCGGCCACCCGGCGCCGCCCCACCTGGCTCTCCTTCGGCGTGGCGGTGGCCTACCTCTTCACGGTGGTGCTGTTCGTCCTGGCCACCAAGCTGACCACCGCGGCCAACGCCATCTTCATCCAGGACACCGCGCCGCTGTGGGTGCTGCTGCTCTCCCCCTGGCTGCTGCGCGAGCACCCCACCCGCGCCGAGCTCTGGTCGGTGCCGGTCTTCGGCCTGGGGCTGGGGCTGTTCTTCCTGGACCAGCTCACGCCGGGCCAGGTGACGGGCAACCTGGTGGCGCTGGCCTCCGGGGTGGCCTTCGCCTTCTCCATCATGGGGCTGCGCCGGCTCGGCCAGGGCGGCCCGGCCGCGCTGGTGCTGGGCAACGCCCTGGCGGCGCTGGTGACCCTGCCGCTCTGGTCGCAGGGGCCCGCCGCCACCCCCCTCGACCTCTGGCTGGTGGCCTACCTGGGCGTCTTCCAGCTGGGGCTCTCCTACCTGTGCTTCACCCGCGGCCTGGAGGGGACCCCGGCGGTGGAGGCGGCGCTGCTCATCCTGCTGGAGCCCATCCTCAACCCGGTCTGGACCTGGCTCTTTACCGGCGAGCGGCCCGGCCCCTGGGCGGTGGCGGGCG
Proteins encoded in this region:
- a CDS encoding DMT family transporter, with amino-acid sequence MKHRLLLLAAAVLWSTGGAAIKSSGLSAWQVAGGRSLVAGLLLFALVPATRRRPTWLSFGVAVAYLFTVVLFVLATKLTTAANAIFIQDTAPLWVLLLSPWLLREHPTRAELWSVPVFGLGLGLFFLDQLTPGQVTGNLVALASGVAFAFSIMGLRRLGQGGPAALVLGNALAALVTLPLWSQGPAATPLDLWLVAYLGVFQLGLSYLCFTRGLEGTPAVEAALLILLEPILNPVWTWLFTGERPGPWAVAGGAVILAATTWRTVQPALVGRPARP
- a CDS encoding AMP-binding protein, which codes for MFQVKAESPYPRLAARWTGPGTPAPVLVEDTRETFGGLTPGDLGLVAPLVAVLRARLSDAGAREAARRALWGLLDTVRRRLFTQALPEDQVEPWLRLLLPVIREADYTFGELLRSREETDPKTVAIRVLGADATELTVSEVARRTRAIARGLLAILGDDPEARVAILSENCLEAALCDLACLSNGFVDFPLPANAVAEQIVYMLKHSRARVLLCSDEEQVAKVLPALSGLPDLREVVCFSKSCAERNGLLSLDQVVGQGAGFDEAAREARAARVKATDMATAMYTSGTTGKPKAIIFTHENIVSKRLCRGFALREVGEGDTFLCYLPLYHTFGRYLELTGTLWWGATYVFARSTAQATLLEDFRAVKPSVFISVPKKWMELQDAAVWEAASDDPDETAAHLRVITGTRLRYGLSAAGYLDPAIFKNFHRAGVELCSGYGMTEATGGITMTVPGGYVDGSIGTPLPGVECHRADDGELLIRGVYISPGYLDPGPEEAGSHDPDGWFHTGDLVSLDDGHFRIVGRKKEIYKNRAGQTIAPQRVENLFRDFEAVAQAFLVGDHRDYNTLLVWPNFDKDPSLRERSPEQLRDLLSSLVASANRFLAPFERVVAFQVLPRALDLEHGELTHKASFKREVVEKVWKDLIEKMYEQKHLALSMDGMFLRIPNWVLREIGVLQHEVALRHGLLTAGERSIQVGPEPSAPGSMRLGDLAYANDSTVLDLGALLARPSLWLGNEALRAFLGDEAFLALVGRRRKGGGDLRIDPRLWVAPSVDRLGELLELVEGHEVTFRSIHAAGELLRAERPEARRAISHLHIGLAAAASEQAVLCRALLRRAADAPDEDVKRRAFRVLLPNEEPHKTLETLRLFLDRMGAVALRDEDLADLGERGLTDAQVQLLLAHLASDRANGPLADPSDRRALIGVMRLLTATAIAHPNYFARVRVPLARLTLHDDAAIAARAGEEFDRLRRGFSNWIGPNLRLAIDPQGGHEYGWSDVLAFEPSVSEAARKVLLQAVADSTLVRASVFLLGRGVLLSLADIPPGGATVSLLGRQHGKAVYRLSIHTRSREVFDLAINVAEDLSFAALREEVNWLLACGAPPPLVEQFGGYFGEWGIFSEEFIPGDDVERQVARLLRQGEARRLELLWPFVGWTALECLVRFWDRAGRRLALRNPSPAAFIVPSHDYHAGARLVSIADRSACTSLDDLLDRFDTAFLEKVGQVRPELAGKVTDEMILSAVVEGLGPERALPALEEAASGKRAIAVSTFLDRLRVEGPTPQRVFFAARRFKRWLEVNPQATPEAQVKHLGELWGTYRLSELEQTWPDTRIRFYRRTVLVGARPELGAALDRLMQRVRVLPAGGLDLAEQVAAIRSGVHATEEEDFLLAHMTYRYLSPGEDVALISMPHGGHVTTEVVVALTDEEGNRFAVRGPVSPREVARLLHLFGESNLQVAFATEHEFLLTLDAKEAVLGGLFYRPVRADRVHMEKLVISRKQRGKGVADGLMREFFRRMRARGVKAVETGYFQPEYLKRFGFRTDPGSGGLVRDLDAEDPFKW